In Thermococcus profundus, the genomic stretch TGGCCTTCTCCGGCCTCCCCATTCTAGCTCCTATCCAGCTTATTCCCCTGTCGCGGAGCTTTATCCTGCTGTTCTCGTTGATGATGTCTATAACCGTGTAGAACGGCTTCGCCCTGAACTCCCACTCCAGGTTGCCGAGGGGAACGAGGAGGGCGGCGCTCCAGGGATAGTCAACCACTATAACCTTTCTCCGATCCTCGGTCCTCTCAATCCTGTGGGGAAGGCCGAGGAGTTCAAGGTAGCGTTTAATCGTCTTGTCGTTCTCAAGGACTACCTTCCTGGCAAAGCGGTTCTTCCTGGACTCGTCCCACTCTATCTGAGCATTTACAAGGGCCTTCTGGAGCTCCTCAACTTCCTCGGGCTTGAGGGTGTTCCAGTAGAGGGTGTAATAGGGGTGGAAGGGAATATCTAGGACTTTCGAGAGGTGAATCGCGGTCTCAACGTCGGGTTTAACGCGCAGGGGATCCCTAAGGAGATCCCACAGGAAATCGGGGTCAACCTCAAGATATTCAGCCGCTTCCTCAACGGCATCCCTATCGTTCTCGGCGAAGGGCTGGAGTTCGACCTCGTAGAGATCCCCAACTGCATGAACGAGTTCCTGAATCCACCATTCCTCGGCGTAGTTAGCCGGTAGGAGGGTCTGGTTGTTCTCAACGAAGTCTCCGAAGTTGACCAGTGCGTCGCCGACGTAGAGGATCTCCTCCAGTTCATTCCGCACATTCAGGGCAGTCTCGTAGTCATCTACCCTTATCACGCTCCCGTTCTTGAGCCTGACTATGGGGCCCTCAATTGTAGTTGCAGGCGTCACGATGCAGCCCTTACCTGGCCTCTCGGTCTTCATCTGAGTCCCTATGGCTATGAACTCGTCGAGAATGAGCATGGTGGCGGGATTAACGCTCCAGGTGGCAAAGCCTGAAACGCGGGAGCGGCCGTAGCGGAGACGGAAGCCGCCGTTCGTCGAAGGTTCAGCGAAGAGCGGCCTTCCTCCGATTATCTCCTTTGTGTACTTCTTGTTGGGGGCGATGTTGGCCCTGAACTTCTCATAGAGTTCGTAGTAGAAGCCCTTCTCGACTTTCTCTTTCTCCTCAGCGGCACTTTCCGTCCCGGCCTCTTCCGCTTTAGATTCTTCCTTTTTATCCCCACTTCCCTTACCCTTCTCCTTTGCCTCAACAAACTCCTTTATCCAGTCCCAGCCCTCAATACCCATCTTGTCGATGTACTTGATGAGCTTCTTTGCTTTCTGGAGAACGCCCTCTGCAAGAACGAGGATGGCACCGCCACGGAGGTGGTTGGTCTCAACACCGGGGATATTCCTGTGGGAGACCTCAACTTTGTCAGTCTCCTCACCGGTTATCTCAATGGGGATGTTCCTCATGGCGAGCCTTACCTCGTCCGCCTCAGGATGGTACTGCAACCTAGTAACCGCGCGGTGGTAGAGATCAACCTCCTCAACCATGCGCTCTATGTGCTTCTCACTCGGTTTGAAGCGGTCAAGGCCAAGTTTTTTCCTAACGTAGTCGCCAACGAGAACGCTGAGGGCCTGCGCGGTTCCACCGGAGCTCCTGATGGGACCTGCGTAGTAGAGAGCCAGATACTCACTCCCATCAGCCCACTCATTGCGCTTGATTTTAACGTCGGCAATACCTTCAAGGGGAGCAGAAACTATGCCCTCCGTAAGGATCGCAAGGGCGGTTCTGACGGACTGCTCAGCGTACTTCTCCTTGCTACCCAAATCGCCGAACCTGCCATCTATTATCTCATCAACGATCTTAAGGGCCGCAAGCTCCTTTCCGTACTCCTTGACGAGCACCCGTATTCTCTCCGCGACCCCGGGCGGCCCAACGAGACTCTCAACACGGCCCGCCATGTCAGTTGCCTGCGGAACTTCCACATCGAGGCTCGGATCCTTGCCCTGGGCCCTCGCTTTCCTCGCTATCTCATAGGCCCGGTCTATCTCGCGCTGGAGTGATTCGAAGTAGGCCTTCATTTCAGGGGAATAAAGTTCCTCGGACATCTCAAACCCCCTCGCAGAACTGGTCAAACCTCACCACCGCACGGAGGCGGGCGGTCTCAACGTCGATTATCGGAACGACGGCAGGTGTGGGCTGTATGTTAACCATCTTCTGGAACTCGGTCTGGGCCTGCCAGGTGCCGGTATTTATCAAAAACACCCCGTTGTAGACTTTATGCTGGAGAACGTGAACGTGACCCGCCTGAAAGAGGTCCGGAACGTTCTCAATAACCAGGAGGTCCTCGGGATCTGGGGCAATCGGAACCTTTTCGCCGAAGGTCGGCGCCAGGTGGCGGAGCTTCAAAAGATTGATCATGGCTTCAGCAGGGCGGTGGTGGCTCCTGTTTGGGATCTCAGTGACGACGTCCTCTATTCCCCTCCCATGAGCGATGAGGAAGTCCCTGCCATGGAGCCTTATCACGGCAGGATTGCTTATTATCGTCGTGTTCTTGAGTTTGAATAGGGGCCTCGCGTACTCCTCATAGAAACCGGGCTGTGGAAGGGCCGTTCTAGCCGCATCGTGGTTGCCCGGACCTATGAATGTGTGAATATGCTTGGGAACGTTGCGGAGAAGGTTGTAGAGGGCCTCGTACTGATCAAATATATCGGGTATCTTAAGCTCATCGTACTGGCCGGGGTAGATTCCAACCCCATCCACCACATCGCCGGCTATTATGAGGTACTTAACCCTGCTCACGAGCTCCGCATGAACCTCGTTCTCAACGTCCCCGTTGAGCCACTCAAGGAACTTCACAAAAGCCTCTTCACAGAACTTGTTGCTGCCAACGTGGATGTCGCTCAGCAGGATGGCGTACACCTTCTCTTTCAGCGGGGGCTTTCTGCGGCGGAATCTTGGAACGTCGGGGATGTACAGCCTGTCCGCGAAGATTATGCCCCTACCGGAGTACCTCCCAGTGACCGCTATGACGGAATCGTGCATTATCTCCATCACGAGCTTCGCGTCCTCTCGCTCGCGGTTTATGAAGACCTTTATTCTTCCCGTGGAATCCTCAAGCTCCAAGACAAAGCCCTTGGCGGTTTCCTTTTTCTCGTTGACCATTCCAACGATGGTGACGTCTGTGTTCGGCTGGACGTAACTCAGCTTTCCTATGTCTATAATGCCCCCTATCTCGGGGTTCTCGCGGAAGATGTTCCTCATCCTCCTGAGCCTGGAGCGGAAGTGAGCGCGGTAAGCCTCGACCAGAAACTCCCCCTCTTTCCCCGCGGCATTCTTGGCCTTTGGCGGCGAGAACTTGAAGTTCTTTACGTCAAAGACAACCTCCGCATCCTCAGGGATCTCAACGGCCCGGTAGTGAAAGCCCTCCTTCGGGGAAACGACAACATCCTCGTAAACCGAATAGCTCTTCTTTTCCTCTGGAATCTCCTCTTCAACGTACGCTATAGGCACTCCATAGTCCCCATAAACCACCTTCGGTTTGATACCGTTCCCGTTTTCTTCAGCGGAGCCGTTGCCGTTGGGCTCGTATTCGGTCTCCCCCCCAATTTCCACCGGAAATACGTCCTCTTCGCGGATCCCTTCAACGAGGGTTTCCCCATCCCCACCAGCTTCCTCGACTACAGAAGGGCCAGAAGTTCCAGTGGAAATCAAGCTCTCCCCCTCAGAAGAAAGGCCAGCTACTCCCCCTTTTGAGCCAGAAAACTGTTGAGAAATCCCCTGCTCCACGGCATTTCCAGTGGAAACAAAACTTTCCGACTCCGGAGATGGTTCATCCAGGGAAGAACTCCCTGAAGATTTTGAAGGCTCAGCAGGCTCGTGTTCCTGTGGAGAAACACCCTGGTTGTCTTCTTGTTCTTCGGCGACATCTGGGGGAGTCTCCCCCAAGGAAGGGGCCTCGTTTCCAGTGGAAACCAGACCCTTGGATGCGAGGAACTCCTCCGCAATGGCAGAGGTCACAACGAAGGATCCTCTGGCTTTGACGAATTTTATGAGTTCCGCGAGCGTGAAGTCCTTCCGGTAGTGGGGTTCAAGGAGGTAGTACGCGGGGGGTGTTATGAGGTAGTTGTTCTTGATTAGATCCTCCACCAGCATCAGATCAGCCTCCTCTGGCGGGAGAGGTTAACGGTGAGGAGCGGTCTGAGCTGGTCATCCTGGCTGAATATCTTCTTAACCTTGTGGGGAGTCACGTTGAGCCTTATCTCTTTAGTCCTTCCATAGCGGCCTTTACTGACCACCTTGGCGTTGATTATGCCGAGCATGTCGAGCTCGTTTATGAGATCGCTAACCCTGCGCTGGGTTAAGGGGTCAAGGTCTATGTAGTCGCACAGGGATTTGTAGACCGAGTAAACGTCGCCGGTGTTTGCAGGAAGCTCCCCGTTCTCATCAAGTAGGACGATAGAATGTAGGAGAACCTTGGAATGCAGGGGAAGTGTCTTTATCACTTCTTCCATGGTATCCTGCTCAATCTTTTCCTGAGCCAGCCATACATGCCGCTCCGTGACTTTGCTGGCACCTTCGCGCTCGGCTATCTCTCCCGCCACACGGAGGAGATCCAGGGCGCGTCTGGCATCGCCATGCTCCCTCGCGGCTAGAGCGGCACAGAGGGGGACAACTGCATCGTCGAGGACGCCCTCGTTGAAGGCATCCTCGGCACGCTGCATTAGGATATCCTTGAGCTGAGTGGCATCGTAAGGCGGGAATACGACCTCTTCCTCACTCAGACTGGACAGAACGCGCGCGTCCAGGTACTCCTTGAACTTCAGATCGTTTGAGATACCGATTATGCTGACCTTGGCCTTTCCGAGTTCCGTGTTTATTCTTGTCAGGGAATACAGTATATCATCACCGCTCTTCTTCACGAGCTTGTCTATCTCGTCGAGGACTATTATGACGAAGCGCTCCCTGGCGTCGATGACCTCCCGCAGGCGAGCGTACACCTCATCTGTCGGCCAGCCTACGAGAGGCACCTCGATCCCGCTCTCCTCCTTGAAGTAGTTGACGATGTTAGCAAGAACGCGGTACTGGGTGTCAACTATCTCACAGTTTATGTAGATAACTTCCACTGGAACCCGGTACTTTTCGGATATCCTCTTCAGCTCCTCGGTAACGAACTTTATGGTGACGGTCTTACCTGTTCCGGTCTTTCCATACACAAAGACGTTGGAAGGTGTCTCGCCCCTGAGAACAGGGACAAGTATGTGGGCAAGCTCTTCAATCTGTTCCCTCCTGTGGGGAAGCTCTTTAGGGGTATAGCTGTGTCTGAGAACCTCTTTATTTTTGAAGATCTTCTTTGCGTGAAGGTACCTCTCGAATATTGAACCCAGGTAGTCGTTCATAGCCACCACCGATTTGAGTTCCAGTGGAAATGAAACTCCCCCATGCACATGCAGGCACACATACATGCCGAATAGTGAAAGATCATCACGATCCCATGCAGTTCGGCGAGAGTTATGTTACATATATCCCAGCGGTTGATACGTAGAGGACGGGTATTTCCACTTGAAGCACCGGTCACAGTGGAAAGCAAACCATGATTGCAGTGAAGGGTTTATATCGTTTGTTGGACAGGAAGTTGTCCAAAGGGGCCCTTTGTTTCCAGTGGATAGACAGGGTTCCAGAGGAAACGGCGAGAAGGCAAAGAACATTAATGTTCATTAGACTTTACGTTCGTAAAAGATGAAGACGGGGGAGATTCCGTTTCCACTGAAAGAAGAATGAACATCTATGGACATGAAAATCCGTACTGTAAGGTACAGATAAGCACATTTGAGGTAAACAAAACAACTTAAAATTTCTGAAATGTTATACAAAATCTGCCCCCCTGGGGGTTTTGTTTCCACTGGAAGCGAGCTATGGAAACACCTTAGTTGCATATTGAACTTTGGTGAAAACACTCCCACTTTTTCATCGTTTTTCTTTTTTTATTTCTTTCTATGAACAATGATCAATATTTGGGATAAAATAGGGCCTATAAATGAACATATGATAGAATAAATCAAAATTTTGTGAACGTCTCTAAAGTTTACATTTGAAAATCCCATTATAATTATCGGATTTGCATAGTCCAGCCTGCCTACCCCGTCCTTTTCCCTATCCTGGTTCCAGTGGAAATGAAACTCTGGGGGGTCTTTTAGATGGTCATCGAAATGGAGTTTTGTTTCCACTGGAAGTATCGGTTCTCTGGGGTACTGATGAGTTCCTCAGTGAGGTTTTTAAGTCATGTTGGGCAGTATCGATCATGCTTCCAGTGATGGTGGTCAGGAAACTCCTCCGAATGAGGGCCAAGATAAGCAGGAACCGGGTTCTTCAGATAGCCAGTGCCGTTGTTATCCTCGCTCTCCTGTTTGCCGTGTTGTTCATGTACTCCGAGGGGGTGGACTTCTACACTGCCCTATACTGGGCGGTCATAACGATGGCTACCATCGGCTACGGAGACGTAACCCCAGCGACGCCGTTGGGGCGAGCCGTGGCCATGGTTGCCGCAGTGGCGGGAATCTCAACGTTTACTGCCCTCGTTTCGGTGCTGGCAGAGTTTTTTATTTCATCTTCGCTGAGGAGGATGATGGGTATGCACAGGGTTAGGTATTCTGGCCATTACATCATAATCGGGCAGGGTAGCACAGTACCCAGCTGTGTTGGGGAGCTCCTCTCAGCCATCTCGAGAGGGGAAGCTGATACAAAGCCCATAGTCGTTGTTTTTCCCGACGAGGCCGAGCGAAAAAAGGTCCAGCTTCCAGAGGAAATCGAGGTCTTGGTAGGCGATCCGACGAGCGAGGAGACATTGAAGCGGGCGAGAGTTGAAACTGCTTCCCATGTCATTCTGGCGCTTGAAGACGATTCCAAGGCGGTGTTCACGACTCTCATGGTTAAGCGGCTCTCCAAGGCCAAGGTTCTTGTGGAGGCTCTGCGGGAAGAGAGCGTTGATCTTCTGAAACAGGCGGGCGCCGATAGGGTCATACTTAGCAGGAGTTTCGCCGGGAGGCTCCTTGCGAGCTCCGTATTTGAGCCGGAGGCGGTGGACGTTGTGGATGATGTCACCACTTCCCTGGGCAGATACGACATTTCAGTAATCCTCCGGGAGGATCTGTGGGGGAAGTCTTATCTGGAGGCCTTGCGCGAGCTCAGAAAAAGCGGGTACTCTTTGATTGGGTACTACCTGAATGGTCCCGTTCTGAACCCTGGTCTCGATGAGCCGATTCCCCACGGTGCTAAGCTGATCGTGATAAAGCCCTCTGCCTCTTGACGTGTTCATGTCCGTTGTGCTTTCCGTTTTCGTTTTTCGACTCTGTTTGGGGCTTTTTATCGGTCTTGATTCAATCTGCTGTCTTCTTTCGAACCCTGAGAAAAGTATATAACCCTCCAGATTTACCCCCTCCAAGGGTATGCATCAGTGGTGATGGTTATGGCCAGGAAGAAGAAGGATGAAATTAAAGAGCTCGAGGAGTTTGAGGAGCTCGAGGTCGTTGAGAGCGAACCCGTGACTGCACGCTCATCAAAGGAAAAAACTGCAAAAAACCTTGAAGATCTTCCCGGTGTCGGTCCAGCAACGGCCGAAAAGCTTCGCGAGGCTGGTTATGATACAATAGAGGCAATAGCCGTTGCGTCGCCCCTTGAGCTCAAGGAGATAGCGGGAATAAGCGAGGGAGCCGCCCTCAAGATAATCCAGGCTGCCAGGGAAGCGGCTAACATAGGAACCTTCATGCGCGCCGATGAGTACATGAAGAAGAGGACGGCTATAGGAAAGATCTCCACTGGAAGCAAGAGCCTCGACAAGCTTCTCGGTGGAGGAATCGAGACGCAGGCTATCACGGAAGTATTCGGAGAGTTCGGATCTGGTAAGACTCAACTCGCCCACACCTTGGCTGTAATGGTCCAGAAGCCCCCCGAAGAGGGTGGCCTCGGCGGTTCCGTCATCTGGATCGACACGGAGAACACGTTCAGGCCGGAAAGGATTAAGCAGATCGCCGAGAACCGCGGCCTCGATCCAGAGGAGGTTCTCAAGAACATCTACGTTGCGAGGGCCTTCAACAGCAACCATCAGATGCTCCTCGTTGAGAGGGCAGAGGAGATAATCAAGGAGAGGGCCGAGAGCGACAGGCCGGTTAAGCTCCTCATCGTTGACTCCCTCATGGCCCACTTCAGGAGTGAGTACGTGGGAAGGGGCACCTTAGCTGAGAGGCAGCAGAAGCTCGCGAAGCACCTCGCCGACCTCCATAGATTGGCTGACCTCTACGACATAGCGGTCTTCGTTACCAACCAGGTTCAGGCGAAGCCCGATGCATTCTTTGGCGACCCAACGAGGCCCGTCGGTGGCCACATCCTAGCACACAGCGCCACGCTTAGGATATACCTCAGAAAGGGCAAGGCCGGGAAGAGGGTGGCCAGGCTGATAGACAGCCCGCATCTGCCTGAAGGTGAGGCCGTCTTCAGGATAACCGAGAAGGGGGCGGAGGATTAACCTTTTTAATCCCCCCTCCAACTTTTCTCCATGCACAAGGATAAGGTCGTTGTTTCAGTCAACCCATCGCGCGAGGAGCTTATCAGGATAGTTGATTCGGGCCTTCTGAGCGAGGCCATAATCACGGTCTTCGCCCGCTGTAGGGTTCACTACGACGGCAGGGCCAAGAGCGAGCTAGGTCCGGGTGACAGGGTGATCGTAATCAAACCTGACGGTTCTTTCCTCATCCACCAGAGCAAGAAGAGGGAGCCCGTAAACTGGCAGCCGCCGGGAAGCAGGGTACGGCTTGAACTCAGGGAAAACCCCGTTCTCGTGTCTATTAGGAGAAAACCCAGGGAGACCCTTGAGGTCGAGCTTGAGGAGGTTTACATGGTTTCCCTCTTCCGCGCCGAGGACTACGAGGAGCTGGCACTAACCGGAAGCGAGGCAGAAATGGCCGAACTCATCTTTGAAAGACCAGAACTCATCGAACCCGGGTTCAAACCCCTCTTCCGGGAAAAGCAGATAAAGCACGGCATAGTTGACATCCTGGGCAGGGATTCCAGTGGTAATCTCGTTGTCCTTGAGCTGAAGCGCAGGAGAGCCGAACTTCACGCGGTAAGCCAGCTGAAGCGCTACGTCGAGGCTTTGAGGGAGGAGCACGGCAATGGGGTTAGGGGCATCCTCGTGGCCCCTTCATTGACCTCTGGGGCCAAGAGGCTCCTAGAAGAAGAGGGTTTGGAGTTCAGGAAGCTGGAGCCCCCTAAGAGGGATCGGAAAAGCAGGGGAAGACAGACCACACTGGTTTAGCCCATCCCCATCTCGTGGGGCATCATCTCCCTCACTTTCACAACCACCGTTGAGTTCCGCTTTTCAATTGAGACGACCCTTCCGAGGCCGAGGAGCTTTACCCTGGCCCTGCAAACGGTGATCTCCCTCTCGTCGCTTTCCTCCCAGGGTATCCTCGTGTCCATCTCTTCAGCCTTCACGAGCTCGGCTATTAGTCCCTCTGATCCAGCTCTTACGTCGCTGAAAGGCTCGTAGGTTAAGAAGAGGATGCCTGGGCCGTTTAGGGCCTTCTCTACGGCCAGGACGTTCCTTGCGCTTCTAACTTCTACGGTTCTGTATGGGTTCCTCATAAGCTCGTCCAGAACGCGCCGGGCTATTCCGGCCAGCAGTACCGCCTCCATGCTCTCACCTCACAGGTAGATGCTTTCGTACTGTTTCTGGGCCCTCTGTCTGGCCTGCTCCATCTGCTCGTGCATCTTCCTGAGCTGTTCCTCTATGGCCCTGGCTTCTTGGAGGAGAGGCTCGGTGCTGAACTCAAGGCCAGTGAGCTTCTTGACGACCTCCAAAACGTTTGCCGCCGCCCGTGGATCCGGCCTGTCTCCGAAGGTCTCCCCCAGCAGCACGCAGGACTTGATGCCTGCCTTTGCTGTCTCCCACAGCAGCTTCCCGCTCATCCCCATTATCGACCCGTACTGGAGTATCTTAACCCCGTTGCTTTGGAGCTCTTTGTTGAGCTCTTCCGTGGCTCCGACCCCCCACACTTCCATCTTCTCCTTGAAGAACCCAATGCCTATGCCCCCCATGGATATAGCCCTGGCAGTTCCGGCATTGAGGAGGTACCTTGTCAGCTCCTTGGCTATCTCGTTGACGAGGGTAGGCGGGACGTAAACGTCTGCCACCGCCACTATGATGTTGTCCTTACCGTAGAAGCGGAGAGGCGGATTGGGCTTCCCCTCCAGTATCATTGCCATCGGCGGGAGGAACGGGCTCTCCACGTAGCCTATCATGTCCATGCCGAGCTCCTTTGCCAGAAAGTTGGCCGCTATGTGTCCCACGAGGCCGACCCCGGGGTAGCCCTCTATGAGGATGGGGTTATCCACCTCTGGAAGAACGAGCTGGACGGGTTTTTCGTTCTCCATCCTCTCACCCCTATGCAATTTAGTTCCTAAAGGTTATCAAATTTTCGGAGCTGTCTTTCCACTGGAAAGGCAACCCTTAAATAACTCGGACGCTATTTTTACAGGGTGATGTCTATGGTGAAGATCGGTATCATCGGCGGTTCAGGCGTTTACGGCGTCTTCGAGCCGAAGGAGACCGTCAAGGTGCACACCCCCTACGGAAGACCCTCGGCTCCAGTGGAAATCGGGGAGATAGAGGGCGTTGAGGTTGCCTTCATCCCGAGGCACGGCAAGCACCACGAGTTCCCGCCACATGAAGTTCCATACCGGGCCAATATCTGGGCGCTTAAGGAGCTCGGCGTCGAGAGGGTTATCGGAATTACAGCCGTAGGCTCCCTCCGTGAGGAGTACAAGCCCGGTGATATAGTCATAACCGACCAGTTCATAGATTTCACAAAGAAGCGCGACTACACATTCTACAACGGGCCGCGCGTTGCCCACGTTTCCATGGCCGATCCCTTCTGCCCGGAGATGCGGAGGATATTCTACGAGACTGCCAAAGAGCTCGGCTTCCCAGTCCACGAGAAGGGCACCTACGTCTGCATTGAAGGTCCACGCTTCTCAACGAGGGCGGAGAGCTTTATGTTCCGTCAGTACGCCCACATCATTGGAATGACCCTCGTCCCTGAGATAAACCTCGCGCGCGAGCTCGGAATGTGCTACGCCAACATAGCGACGGTTACCGACTACGACGTCTGGGCAGACAAGCCGGTAGATGCCCAGGAAGTCCTCAAGGTCATGGCTGAGAACAACTACAAGGTGCAGGAGCTCCTCAAGAGGGCCGTCCCGAGGATTCCGGAGGAGAGGAAGTGCGGCTGCGCCGATGTCCTCAAGACGATGTTCGTCTGATTTCGTTGTCTTTTTCTTGTCTGTTTTTTGTAGATTTTGCATTTGTGTTGACATCCCAGACGTAAAACACTTAAGCGGCCTCTTTAATTTTCATTGGTGATCTCAAATGAGGCGCGCTGTAATTGTATTCGCTGCGCTGGTGGTTTTTGTTCTTCTGGGTTCGGGCTTCGTCTCTGCCTATGAGTTCCAGGCCTACGGAAAGGTTACCAGGGTCATCGACGGCGACACCGTTTGGTTCTACTCCTACTACGGCTACCGCGCAGGGGAGAGCTTCAAAGTCCGCTTTGCCGACATAAACGCGCCGGAGATCTACACGCAGGAGGGGCAGGAGTCGAAGGCCGCTCTTCAGTGGCTCTTTGACAACTACGGCTACTACGTCTACCTCGACGTCGATGACGTTTACGAGACCGACCACTACGGAAGGGTGGTTGCGGTCGTCTACCTACCGTTCTGGGACTACGGCTACGCCCTCAACGTAAACGAATGGCTCGTGGAGAGCGGCTATGCCTCCATCTGGAACCACTACAACGAGTTCAACCCCTACTCCTGGAGCCTCTGGGTTCCGATTTGAACCTATTTCCATTTTATACTTCGAAGGTGATTTTCCCCGGAGACTTTGAGGAAAGCTGACCTGTGCTCATTAAAACTAACCGTTATTTGGGCTTGTTT encodes the following:
- a CDS encoding DNA-directed DNA polymerase II small subunit; translation: MLVEDLIKNNYLITPPAYYLLEPHYRKDFTLAELIKFVKARGSFVVTSAIAEEFLASKGLVSTGNEAPSLGETPPDVAEEQEDNQGVSPQEHEPAEPSKSSGSSSLDEPSPESESFVSTGNAVEQGISQQFSGSKGGVAGLSSEGESLISTGTSGPSVVEEAGGDGETLVEGIREEDVFPVEIGGETEYEPNGNGSAEENGNGIKPKVVYGDYGVPIAYVEEEIPEEKKSYSVYEDVVVSPKEGFHYRAVEIPEDAEVVFDVKNFKFSPPKAKNAAGKEGEFLVEAYRAHFRSRLRRMRNIFRENPEIGGIIDIGKLSYVQPNTDVTIVGMVNEKKETAKGFVLELEDSTGRIKVFINREREDAKLVMEIMHDSVIAVTGRYSGRGIIFADRLYIPDVPRFRRRKPPLKEKVYAILLSDIHVGSNKFCEEAFVKFLEWLNGDVENEVHAELVSRVKYLIIAGDVVDGVGIYPGQYDELKIPDIFDQYEALYNLLRNVPKHIHTFIGPGNHDAARTALPQPGFYEEYARPLFKLKNTTIISNPAVIRLHGRDFLIAHGRGIEDVVTEIPNRSHHRPAEAMINLLKLRHLAPTFGEKVPIAPDPEDLLVIENVPDLFQAGHVHVLQHKVYNGVFLINTGTWQAQTEFQKMVNIQPTPAVVPIIDVETARLRAVVRFDQFCEGV
- a CDS encoding ORC1-type DNA replication protein yields the protein MNDYLGSIFERYLHAKKIFKNKEVLRHSYTPKELPHRREQIEELAHILVPVLRGETPSNVFVYGKTGTGKTVTIKFVTEELKRISEKYRVPVEVIYINCEIVDTQYRVLANIVNYFKEESGIEVPLVGWPTDEVYARLREVIDARERFVIIVLDEIDKLVKKSGDDILYSLTRINTELGKAKVSIIGISNDLKFKEYLDARVLSSLSEEEVVFPPYDATQLKDILMQRAEDAFNEGVLDDAVVPLCAALAAREHGDARRALDLLRVAGEIAEREGASKVTERHVWLAQEKIEQDTMEEVIKTLPLHSKVLLHSIVLLDENGELPANTGDVYSVYKSLCDYIDLDPLTQRRVSDLINELDMLGIINAKVVSKGRYGRTKEIRLNVTPHKVKKIFSQDDQLRPLLTVNLSRQRRLI
- a CDS encoding potassium channel family protein — protein: MLPVMVVRKLLRMRAKISRNRVLQIASAVVILALLFAVLFMYSEGVDFYTALYWAVITMATIGYGDVTPATPLGRAVAMVAAVAGISTFTALVSVLAEFFISSSLRRMMGMHRVRYSGHYIIIGQGSTVPSCVGELLSAISRGEADTKPIVVVFPDEAERKKVQLPEEIEVLVGDPTSEETLKRARVETASHVILALEDDSKAVFTTLMVKRLSKAKVLVEALREESVDLLKQAGADRVILSRSFAGRLLASSVFEPEAVDVVDDVTTSLGRYDISVILREDLWGKSYLEALRELRKSGYSLIGYYLNGPVLNPGLDEPIPHGAKLIVIKPSAS
- the radA gene encoding DNA repair and recombination protein RadA, producing MARKKKDEIKELEEFEELEVVESEPVTARSSKEKTAKNLEDLPGVGPATAEKLREAGYDTIEAIAVASPLELKEIAGISEGAALKIIQAAREAANIGTFMRADEYMKKRTAIGKISTGSKSLDKLLGGGIETQAITEVFGEFGSGKTQLAHTLAVMVQKPPEEGGLGGSVIWIDTENTFRPERIKQIAENRGLDPEEVLKNIYVARAFNSNHQMLLVERAEEIIKERAESDRPVKLLIVDSLMAHFRSEYVGRGTLAERQQKLAKHLADLHRLADLYDIAVFVTNQVQAKPDAFFGDPTRPVGGHILAHSATLRIYLRKGKAGKRVARLIDSPHLPEGEAVFRITEKGAED
- the nucS gene encoding endonuclease NucS, coding for MHKDKVVVSVNPSREELIRIVDSGLLSEAIITVFARCRVHYDGRAKSELGPGDRVIVIKPDGSFLIHQSKKREPVNWQPPGSRVRLELRENPVLVSIRRKPRETLEVELEEVYMVSLFRAEDYEELALTGSEAEMAELIFERPELIEPGFKPLFREKQIKHGIVDILGRDSSGNLVVLELKRRRAELHAVSQLKRYVEALREEHGNGVRGILVAPSLTSGAKRLLEEEGLEFRKLEPPKRDRKSRGRQTTLV
- a CDS encoding DUF473 domain-containing protein, which translates into the protein MEAVLLAGIARRVLDELMRNPYRTVEVRSARNVLAVEKALNGPGILFLTYEPFSDVRAGSEGLIAELVKAEEMDTRIPWEESDEREITVCRARVKLLGLGRVVSIEKRNSTVVVKVREMMPHEMGMG
- a CDS encoding proteasome assembly chaperone family protein → MENEKPVQLVLPEVDNPILIEGYPGVGLVGHIAANFLAKELGMDMIGYVESPFLPPMAMILEGKPNPPLRFYGKDNIIVAVADVYVPPTLVNEIAKELTRYLLNAGTARAISMGGIGIGFFKEKMEVWGVGATEELNKELQSNGVKILQYGSIMGMSGKLLWETAKAGIKSCVLLGETFGDRPDPRAAANVLEVVKKLTGLEFSTEPLLQEARAIEEQLRKMHEQMEQARQRAQKQYESIYL
- a CDS encoding S-methyl-5'-thioadenosine phosphorylase; its protein translation is MVKIGIIGGSGVYGVFEPKETVKVHTPYGRPSAPVEIGEIEGVEVAFIPRHGKHHEFPPHEVPYRANIWALKELGVERVIGITAVGSLREEYKPGDIVITDQFIDFTKKRDYTFYNGPRVAHVSMADPFCPEMRRIFYETAKELGFPVHEKGTYVCIEGPRFSTRAESFMFRQYAHIIGMTLVPEINLARELGMCYANIATVTDYDVWADKPVDAQEVLKVMAENNYKVQELLKRAVPRIPEERKCGCADVLKTMFV
- a CDS encoding thermonuclease family protein, which codes for MRRAVIVFAALVVFVLLGSGFVSAYEFQAYGKVTRVIDGDTVWFYSYYGYRAGESFKVRFADINAPEIYTQEGQESKAALQWLFDNYGYYVYLDVDDVYETDHYGRVVAVVYLPFWDYGYALNVNEWLVESGYASIWNHYNEFNPYSWSLWVPI